One segment of bacterium DNA contains the following:
- a CDS encoding 4Fe-4S binding protein — protein MKRKIVHIDAEKCNGCGLCVPNCAEGAIQVIDGKARLVAENLCDGLGACLGECPEGAITIEERDADAFDETVVEKHLKAIGREPAPAHGGHHHGHHGHHEGHHAHRGHGHHGGGFVCPSSRAIVHERPATAGAPAGEVRSELGHWPVKLQLVGPGAPFFRGKELVVAADCAPVAFGDFHRRFLKGASVVIQCPKFGEQDFVIPKLAGIMAEGGITGVTVVRMEVPCCGGLSWAVQKAIQLSGRADLPVREVVVGVRGDVVSERAQTTGVPV, from the coding sequence ATGAAGCGCAAGATCGTCCACATCGACGCGGAGAAGTGCAACGGCTGCGGACTGTGCGTCCCGAACTGCGCCGAAGGCGCGATCCAGGTGATCGACGGCAAGGCCCGCCTCGTGGCCGAGAACCTCTGCGACGGCCTCGGGGCCTGCCTGGGCGAGTGCCCCGAAGGGGCGATCACGATCGAGGAGCGCGACGCCGACGCCTTCGACGAGACGGTGGTGGAGAAGCACCTCAAGGCGATCGGCCGCGAGCCGGCGCCCGCCCACGGCGGGCACCACCACGGCCACCATGGGCACCACGAGGGGCACCACGCGCACCGCGGGCACGGCCACCACGGCGGCGGGTTCGTCTGCCCATCCTCGCGCGCCATCGTCCACGAGCGTCCGGCGACGGCGGGCGCTCCCGCCGGCGAGGTCCGCTCCGAACTCGGCCACTGGCCGGTCAAGCTGCAGCTGGTCGGCCCCGGCGCGCCGTTCTTCCGCGGCAAGGAGCTGGTCGTCGCCGCGGACTGCGCGCCGGTGGCGTTCGGCGACTTCCACCGGCGGTTCCTCAAGGGCGCGTCGGTCGTCATCCAGTGCCCGAAATTCGGCGAGCAGGACTTCGTGATCCCGAAGCTCGCCGGGATCATGGCCGAGGGCGGCATCACGGGCGTCACGGTCGTCAGGATGGAGGTCCCCTGCTGCGGCGGCCTCTCCTGGGCGGTGCAGAAGGCGATCCAGCTCTCGGGGCGGGCGGACCTGCCGGTGCGCGAGGTGGTCGTCGGCGTGCGCGGCGACGTCGTCTCCGAGCGCGCCCAGACCACGGGCGTCCCCGTCTAG
- a CDS encoding Crp/Fnr family transcriptional regulator, with protein MGKGAPGLAEILRRAPIFSGLDPEDLAALAAMATLREVPRGGALFAEGDEAKGFFVCASGKLKVFKTAPDGREQILHFIFPGETFAEVALFVGRSYPASAQALEASGVAFIPREELFRLVKKRTDIAFKLLAGSALWVRRLTDLIAEYSKAVPSRLAGYLLAEALRQRPTALADGARVRLAVNKGELAAHLGTVAETLSRAFAKLRDEGVIEVEEREITIKDLAALRDLAS; from the coding sequence ATGGGCAAGGGCGCACCGGGCCTCGCGGAGATTCTGCGCCGGGCCCCGATCTTCTCGGGGCTCGACCCCGAGGACCTCGCGGCGCTCGCGGCGATGGCCACGCTGCGGGAGGTGCCGCGGGGCGGGGCGCTCTTCGCCGAGGGCGACGAGGCGAAAGGCTTCTTCGTCTGCGCCTCGGGCAAGCTCAAGGTCTTCAAGACCGCGCCGGACGGGCGCGAGCAGATCCTGCACTTCATCTTCCCGGGCGAGACCTTCGCCGAGGTCGCCCTGTTTGTCGGGCGCTCCTATCCCGCCTCGGCGCAGGCGCTCGAGGCCAGCGGGGTGGCCTTCATCCCGCGCGAGGAGCTGTTCCGCCTGGTCAAGAAGCGCACGGACATCGCGTTCAAGCTGCTTGCCGGCTCGGCGCTGTGGGTGCGGCGGCTGACGGACCTGATCGCGGAGTACTCGAAGGCCGTGCCCTCGCGGCTCGCCGGTTACCTGCTCGCGGAGGCGCTGCGGCAGCGGCCGACCGCGCTCGCCGACGGGGCGCGGGTGCGCCTGGCGGTGAACAAGGGGGAGCTGGCCGCGCACCTCGGGACGGTGGCGGAGACGCTGTCGCGGGCGTTCGCGAAGCTGCGCGACGAGGGCGTGATCGAGGTCGAGGAGCGCGAGATCACGATCAAGGACCTCGCCGCCCTCCGCGACCTGGCTTCCTGA